From a single Solenopsis invicta isolate M01_SB chromosome 4, UNIL_Sinv_3.0, whole genome shotgun sequence genomic region:
- the LOC105196335 gene encoding uncharacterized protein LOC105196335 isoform X2, producing MDRSLSSGLPKVYAAKQFQVYLRKYENDDKLVILEAVDRPGTKPGDNYASVLIRTKLVGRCGDGSPYAKTFMTKMIELNSKLTNLINLADLFRIEALAYTKVLPELGPFGPRCVHADPNTIIMEDLAEKGYVNCERRNLLDLDHTVFALKRLAQLHASALGIKINNKCQFEKLDVQIEEVIYKDNSETSAMRSCTEVCVKSVAQYLDAMELRTQEWQDVRDHIASWFDKTYDAMRRLFVEPKKKYDTICHGDPWINNLLFLHDKDGRIIDLKMVDYQILRCTSVSTDILYLIYSSVQSSLIERSFESLIKIYHNELLNQLRLSHVSEKILAELGMEWLNEELQTYAFYGVICGCFLMNPVMAEDEDVQQFQAIEFGPLNPVYLADLNSKMTQKKLNRIKCIIFHYYRRLHLGIINDDIEPITS from the exons ACGCGGCAAAACAGTTTCAAGTCTATCTGAGAAAATACGAAAACGATGACAAGTTGGTGATTCTGGAAGCCGTAGACAGGCCAGGGACAAAACCCGGTGACAATTATGCTTCGGTGTTGATTAGAACGAAACTCGTCGGTAGATGCGGAGACGGAAGTC CATACGCCAAGACTTTTATGACGAAGATGATCGAGTTAAACAGCAAACTCACCAACTTGATAAACCTTGCCGATTTATTCCGCATAGAAGCACTTGCCTATACAAAAGTTTTGCCCGAGCTTGGACCTTTTGGTCCTCGATGTGTACATGCCGACCCGAATACTATAATAATGGAAGATTTGGCGGAGAAAGGATATGTCAACTGTGAAAGGCGCAACCTCTTAGACTTAGATCATACCGTTTTTGCTTTAAAG AGACTCGCCCAATTACACGCGTCGGCTCTAggaataaagattaataataaatgccaATTTGAGAAGTTGGACGTGCAAATAGAAGAAGTAATCTACAAGGACAATTCTGAAACGTCGGCAATGAGATCGTGTACCGAAGTATGTGTGAAATCGGTGGCACAGTATTTAGATGCAATGGAGCTACGAACGCAGGAGTGGCAGGATGTTAGAGATCACATTGCCAGCTGGTTCGATAAAACTTACGACGCGATGCGTCGGCTATTTGTCGAGCCGAAGAAAAAGTACGACACGATCTGCCACGGTGACCCGTGGATCAATAATTTGCTCTTCCTGCATGACAAAGACGGCAGAATAATCGATTTGAAGATGGTAGATTATCAGATACTCAGATGTACCTCGGTGTCCACGGACATCCTTTATCTCATATATAGCAGCGTGCAATCATCGTTGATCGAGAGGAGTTTCGAGAGCCTCATCAAGATCTATCACAACGAGTTACTCAATCAGCTCCGTCTATCGCACGTAAGTGAGAAGATTCTGGCAGAGCTCGGGATGGAGTGGCTGAACGAAGAATTGCAAACTTACGCGTTTTACGGAGTGATCTGCGGATGTTTTTTGATGAATCCAGTCATGGCTGAAGATGAGGACGTTCAACAATTTCAAGCGATTGAGTTTGGCCCACTGAATCCGGTTTACCTTGCCGACTTGAATTCGAAAATGACCCAGAAGAAACTCAATCGCATCAAATGCATTATATTCCATTATTACAGGAGGCTTCATCTGGGTATTATTAATGACGATATCGAACCAATTACGAGTTAA
- the LOC105196335 gene encoding uncharacterized protein LOC105196335 isoform X1, whose translation MENGSFAVIRSPEDAAKQFQVYLRKYENDDKLVILEAVDRPGTKPGDNYASVLIRTKLVGRCGDGSPYAKTFMTKMIELNSKLTNLINLADLFRIEALAYTKVLPELGPFGPRCVHADPNTIIMEDLAEKGYVNCERRNLLDLDHTVFALKRLAQLHASALGIKINNKCQFEKLDVQIEEVIYKDNSETSAMRSCTEVCVKSVAQYLDAMELRTQEWQDVRDHIASWFDKTYDAMRRLFVEPKKKYDTICHGDPWINNLLFLHDKDGRIIDLKMVDYQILRCTSVSTDILYLIYSSVQSSLIERSFESLIKIYHNELLNQLRLSHVSEKILAELGMEWLNEELQTYAFYGVICGCFLMNPVMAEDEDVQQFQAIEFGPLNPVYLADLNSKMTQKKLNRIKCIIFHYYRRLHLGIINDDIEPITS comes from the exons ACGCGGCAAAACAGTTTCAAGTCTATCTGAGAAAATACGAAAACGATGACAAGTTGGTGATTCTGGAAGCCGTAGACAGGCCAGGGACAAAACCCGGTGACAATTATGCTTCGGTGTTGATTAGAACGAAACTCGTCGGTAGATGCGGAGACGGAAGTC CATACGCCAAGACTTTTATGACGAAGATGATCGAGTTAAACAGCAAACTCACCAACTTGATAAACCTTGCCGATTTATTCCGCATAGAAGCACTTGCCTATACAAAAGTTTTGCCCGAGCTTGGACCTTTTGGTCCTCGATGTGTACATGCCGACCCGAATACTATAATAATGGAAGATTTGGCGGAGAAAGGATATGTCAACTGTGAAAGGCGCAACCTCTTAGACTTAGATCATACCGTTTTTGCTTTAAAG AGACTCGCCCAATTACACGCGTCGGCTCTAggaataaagattaataataaatgccaATTTGAGAAGTTGGACGTGCAAATAGAAGAAGTAATCTACAAGGACAATTCTGAAACGTCGGCAATGAGATCGTGTACCGAAGTATGTGTGAAATCGGTGGCACAGTATTTAGATGCAATGGAGCTACGAACGCAGGAGTGGCAGGATGTTAGAGATCACATTGCCAGCTGGTTCGATAAAACTTACGACGCGATGCGTCGGCTATTTGTCGAGCCGAAGAAAAAGTACGACACGATCTGCCACGGTGACCCGTGGATCAATAATTTGCTCTTCCTGCATGACAAAGACGGCAGAATAATCGATTTGAAGATGGTAGATTATCAGATACTCAGATGTACCTCGGTGTCCACGGACATCCTTTATCTCATATATAGCAGCGTGCAATCATCGTTGATCGAGAGGAGTTTCGAGAGCCTCATCAAGATCTATCACAACGAGTTACTCAATCAGCTCCGTCTATCGCACGTAAGTGAGAAGATTCTGGCAGAGCTCGGGATGGAGTGGCTGAACGAAGAATTGCAAACTTACGCGTTTTACGGAGTGATCTGCGGATGTTTTTTGATGAATCCAGTCATGGCTGAAGATGAGGACGTTCAACAATTTCAAGCGATTGAGTTTGGCCCACTGAATCCGGTTTACCTTGCCGACTTGAATTCGAAAATGACCCAGAAGAAACTCAATCGCATCAAATGCATTATATTCCATTATTACAGGAGGCTTCATCTGGGTATTATTAATGACGATATCGAACCAATTACGAGTTAA